From Qipengyuania psychrotolerans:
GGTTCATTTTGCCGAGCTGGGCGCCAAGGTTTTCGCCACGATGCGCAACCTGCCGCGCCCGGAAGCTGACGAGCTCATCCGGATTGCCAAGGACCGGAATCTCGACATCCATGTAATCGAGCTTGATGTCCTCGATGATGGGCAGGTGACGCGGGCTGTCGCCGAGGCGGAGCGGATTGCAGGCGGTGCGCTGGACGTGCTCGTCAATAATGCCGGGATCGGGATAACCGGCCCCGTCGAAGTACAGGACATGGAAGCAACCAGGCTTGCCTTCGATACTAACGTGTTCGGATATCACCGTCTCGTCCGGGCTGTGCTGCCTGCAATGAGGGCGCGCAAAAGCGGCCACATCTTCAGCATTTCGAGCCAGCTTGGCCGGGTGATTGTGCCGTTTGCAGGTCACTATTCCGCGACGAAGTTCGCAGTCGAAGCGATGGGCGAGCAGCTCGCCTATGAACTGGTGCCGCACAATATCGAAGTTACCGTGATCGAGCCCGGCGGATATCCCACAAAGGTTTGGGTCAATAGGAACGCCTATTCCCGCGACCTTAAGAACCGCGCCGATGACAAGCATCTCGGTGGGTATCCTCAGGCGGTCGAGCGCATGGGTGAAGAGGACGGCTCGGGTAGGAGCGCCGACCCGATGGACATTCCCCGCGCAATGGCCCGCGTCCTTGCCATGCCGCAGGGAACGCGGCCTGTGCGCCTTGCCGTGAGCGGCGGCAGCATTCCGCAGGCCAGGATCAACGAAGTCAGCGCGAAGACGCAGGTTGATTGGCTTGGCGGCTCGCCAGCTCTTGGCCCTCTGGTTCGCGCGGTCCACGACTGACGTCGCGACTTGTGACGCCGTGACTTGCCCTTCGCGGCGCAGGCTCTATTGCCCTCGCCCATGCAGATCTGGACAGGCCTAGGAAACCCGGGACCGCAATACGCGATGCACCGGCACAACATCGGCTTCATCGTATGCGATGTGATTGCCGAGATGCACGGGTTCGGCCCGGTGCAGAAGAAATTCTCCGGCTGGGTCCAGGAAGGCCGCATCGGGAACGAGAAAATCCTGCTGCTCAAGCCGGCTACTTTCATGAATGAAAGCGGGCGCGCTGTTGCCGAAGCCATGCATTTCTACAAGCTCGGCATCGAAGACCTGACTGTTTTTCATGACGAACTCGACCTGGCACCGTTCAAGATCAAGGTGCGCCGGGGCGGCGGGCTGGCGGGCCACAATGGCCTGCGTTCGATCAACCAGCATCTCGGACCTGATTTCCGCCGCGTACGGATCGGCATCGGGCATCCCGGCAGCAAGGACCGCGTGACGGGCCATGTGCTTGGAAACTATGCAAAATCCGAAATGGATGACCTTGCTGCAATGCTCGGAGCAATCTCGGCAGAAGCACACTGGCTCGCAGAGAACAACGACGCCCGCTTCATGAGCGAGATCGCGCTGCGGATGCAGGACTGATCGAGAAAACTTTGTCCAAACCTGTTCCCCTTTGAGACACATGTAAAAAGGTGGTTCGACATTCAAAACCCGGATGACATGGTAATTGGACTTGGATAAAGCAGCGTTTACCGTTCTGGGGGCGAATTAATGAATATGCGCGGTCTAATCACGTCAGTAGCAGCTGGCTTCAGTCTGCTGTTTGCAGCTCCGGCTGCAGCAGACCCTATCTTGCTGAGTGATACGAATGTCGGCGAAAGCTTCACTATTGATTTCAACGGCTTTGTTGATGGCAACGTCATCGTGGACGGGCTCGGCGCTCAGCTTACGCTGACGCTGACCTCGATCGTAGGCGACGTTTACAATTTTGCATATTCGATGACCAACACGTCAGATACTGACGGCGGCGTAGATGCGCGGGTTTCCAGCTTCGCGTTCAACACCGATCCCGACATTAGCGGCGCGACCAGCACCGGCACCTATAACTTCACGAATATCGACAGCAATTACCCGAACCAGATCGGCACCGTCGATGTGTGTTTCCAGGCAGCCAACACCGGCTCGTGTGCAGGTAACCGCGGCGGCGTTTACGGCGGTGACACCGGAACCGGCACGCTTTCGCTTTCGTTCGACAGTGCGCTCAGCAGCCTGACGCTCGACGATTTCTTCGTCCGCTACCAGTCGGTGACTGGCGCAGGCGACATCACTTCGGCCAGCGGCAGCCAGGTTTCGACCAGCACCAGCTCGGGCAATGAAGTTCCCGAACCGAACATGATGATCCTCTTCGGCCTCGCAGCCCTGATGATCTTCGCAGGCACACGCCGCCGCCGCGCGGTTAAGCCGCTTGCAGGACGCATCGCTTACTCCTGATAGTTCCTCTACTTCTCTGGGGGGATGAACGGCGCGCACTCTTCGGATTGCGCGCCGTTTTTCATTTCGGCGGCCTGATCAGGACTGTTTCGCCCGCTCCAACCGGCCTGCGATTGCGGCATTGTCCGGGTCCAGCGCTGCCGCCTTAGACAGCATTTCCATGCCCCGCTTGCGCGATCCCGTCTGGACCAGCAACCAACCCGCGGTATCGAGGATCGAAGCATTGTCCGGCTCGAGCTTCGAGGCTTCCAGCGCCATCGCGAGCGCGGCGTCTGTCTTGCCCAGCTGCGATTTTGCATATGCCAGATTGTTGAGCACCATCGCATTGCGCGATCCGCTGCGGTCGAGGATTGCCTCGTAACTGGCTTCCGCGCTTTCCCATTGGCGGTTGCGCATGGCGCGGTCGGCCTTCGCCAGTTCGCCGCCGACCCATTCGGGCGTCACCTCACTCGCGCGGCGGGCAAATTCAGCCGCTTTCGCGCTTCCGATCGCCTTTGCGGCTTTCGCTGCGAATTCCAGTTCCTCCGGCTTGGCATCGGGACGGATGGCCACCAGTTCAATAGTGTCGAGCGCGTCTTGCGCCTGGCCCGATGCAAGCTGTGTCCGCGCGACCAGCAACCGCAAGTCGCGGGCGCCGGAGTTGGCTCGCAGCATCGGCTCCAGCAGCCCGATGGCCTGCGCGGTATTACCCAGCTCCAGCAGTGCCTCGCCGTAGACGAGCCTCATCTTCGGGATCTGGCGCATCTCTCCTTCGAAAGGCTGGAGAATGGCGCGGACCTCTTTCCACTTCCCTTCGCTACCGGCGATCTCCGCGCGCAGAACAGCGATATCACCATTTTCCGGAGCTTCCTTCAGCAGACTGCCCACAAGGGAATTAGCGTCGGAATAGCGTTCCATCGCCACAAGCAATTGGGCCTTGGAAAGCCGTGCTTCGAAATTGGCCGAATGGCGTTTCAGCGCAGCGTCATAGGCCGCAAGCGCATCGGGAAGACGGTTTTGCCGCCGGGCAACAAGCGCCTGGGCAAGCAAGCCATCAATCGAATCGGGATCTGTCGCGACCGACTTGTCGGCCAGCGTCCTTGCTTTCGCGATATCGCCCCGGGCCAGTTCGAACCGTGAGTAGGATGCCAATAGTCTGGCGTCTGCCTCTTCGCGCTCGGCACCGGAGGCAAAAGCTTCGGCAGCTTCTTCGATCTTGTTCTGGCCTAGTAACGCCAAGGCCCTGACACGGTCCGCCGAGGCGGTTTCCACACCGCCGACTGCTGCCATCGCTTCATCGTATTTGGCGCGAAGCACCTCGGCTTCACCGATCAGGGCCGCAATTTGCGGTTCCTTTCTCTGATCGCTGCTCAATGCATCGAGGGTGGTAATAGCCCCCTCCCCATCTCCCAACGCGATCTGGGTGCGCGCCAGCAGGCTGCGCATTTCGGCATTGCCGGGCATTTCGCGAAGGCCCGCGATCAGGGCCACGCGCGCGGCGCGAAAATCATGCTGTTCGAAAGCGTCCTGCCCGCGAG
This genomic window contains:
- a CDS encoding SDR family oxidoreductase, translated to MPAIDRRTLLAGVAATGALAAAAARAQGDTVGAMPDLSGKAILITGCSSGFGQLSAVHFAELGAKVFATMRNLPRPEADELIRIAKDRNLDIHVIELDVLDDGQVTRAVAEAERIAGGALDVLVNNAGIGITGPVEVQDMEATRLAFDTNVFGYHRLVRAVLPAMRARKSGHIFSISSQLGRVIVPFAGHYSATKFAVEAMGEQLAYELVPHNIEVTVIEPGGYPTKVWVNRNAYSRDLKNRADDKHLGGYPQAVERMGEEDGSGRSADPMDIPRAMARVLAMPQGTRPVRLAVSGGSIPQARINEVSAKTQVDWLGGSPALGPLVRAVHD
- the pth gene encoding aminoacyl-tRNA hydrolase — encoded protein: MQIWTGLGNPGPQYAMHRHNIGFIVCDVIAEMHGFGPVQKKFSGWVQEGRIGNEKILLLKPATFMNESGRAVAEAMHFYKLGIEDLTVFHDELDLAPFKIKVRRGGGLAGHNGLRSINQHLGPDFRRVRIGIGHPGSKDRVTGHVLGNYAKSEMDDLAAMLGAISAEAHWLAENNDARFMSEIALRMQD
- a CDS encoding cistern family PEP-CTERM protein; translated protein: MNMRGLITSVAAGFSLLFAAPAAADPILLSDTNVGESFTIDFNGFVDGNVIVDGLGAQLTLTLTSIVGDVYNFAYSMTNTSDTDGGVDARVSSFAFNTDPDISGATSTGTYNFTNIDSNYPNQIGTVDVCFQAANTGSCAGNRGGVYGGDTGTGTLSLSFDSALSSLTLDDFFVRYQSVTGAGDITSASGSQVSTSTSSGNEVPEPNMMILFGLAALMIFAGTRRRRAVKPLAGRIAYS
- a CDS encoding tetratricopeptide repeat protein; translation: MNRTTTFFSAVAIAGALAACSPDPESSFARGQDAFEQHDFRAARVALIAGLREMPGNAEMRSLLARTQIALGDGEGAITTLDALSSDQRKEPQIAALIGEAEVLRAKYDEAMAAVGGVETASADRVRALALLGQNKIEEAAEAFASGAEREEADARLLASYSRFELARGDIAKARTLADKSVATDPDSIDGLLAQALVARRQNRLPDALAAYDAALKRHSANFEARLSKAQLLVAMERYSDANSLVGSLLKEAPENGDIAVLRAEIAGSEGKWKEVRAILQPFEGEMRQIPKMRLVYGEALLELGNTAQAIGLLEPMLRANSGARDLRLLVARTQLASGQAQDALDTIELVAIRPDAKPEELEFAAKAAKAIGSAKAAEFARRASEVTPEWVGGELAKADRAMRNRQWESAEASYEAILDRSGSRNAMVLNNLAYAKSQLGKTDAALAMALEASKLEPDNASILDTAGWLLVQTGSRKRGMEMLSKAAALDPDNAAIAGRLERAKQS